From Rhodohalobacter mucosus:
ACGCAAAGCCCACCGCGAACGGGAACTCGCCGAATGGGAAAAGGAAGTGGAGCAGTGGGAGAAGGATGGGAAGCCTGGGAGGAAACCGAGGAAGCCGAGGAAAACAAGAAAATTACCCCCAATCACTGAAGAAGAGCTGGATAGTCTTCCTGAATTACCATCATACTGGACTTACATTAGGAATGAAGAATGTATATCTGAAGTAAAAGATGGTACTCATGATACACCAGATTATGTAGACAAAGGGATACCTTTTATAACTCAGAAAAATATTAAGTCAGACAAAGTAGATTTTTCAGATACAAGGTATATATCACAGGAAGAGCACCAGAAGTTTTATAAAAGATCAAATGTTGAAAAAGGTGACATTATAATTGCTATGATTGGCCATAACCGAGGCAACTCAACAATCGTAAATACTGACAAAATTTTCAGTATTAAAAATGTAGGACTATTTAAATTCTATTCTGAATTTCAGAATAATCGATTCTATCTGTACTACTATAGATCCCAAGATGCTCTGAACCAAATTCTTTCTAAGTCTAAAGGAGGAGCACAACCTTTTATTGGGTTAACTGAGTTAAGAAAGTGGCCAGTTATAATATGTTCAAACAAAGAACAAGATAGAATTGTTGAGGAAATCGAATCTCGCCTTTCTGTTGTCGATCAATTAGAACAAACCATCAAAGAAAACCTACAAAAAGCTGAGGCTCTCCGGCAGAGTATTTTGAAGAAGGCGTTTGGTGGGGAGTTGGTGCAATGAAAGCCAAAAAGGTTCTTCCTGATCGCCGATCCATTCGTTTGCAAGGGTACGATTATTCAAACCCCGGCGAATATTTTGTGACCATTTGTACGCAGAACAGGGAATGTGTATTTGGCGATGTGGTGAAACACAAAATGGCACTAAATGAAATCGGTGACATTGCAAGGTATTATTGGTATCGTATACCTGAAAGGTATGATGATGTCGTTATAGATGCATTTGTGGTGATGCCGAATCATGTTCATGGAATCATTGGCATTGAATACAATCCGGTTCGTGATGCCCATTCGGCCGGGATAAATAAACCGGATGGGGCAAATCAATCGGTAGGGGCAATTCATGAATTGCCCCTACCGGAAATGCCCCAACGTGACAATATGTCCCCACCGGGCGTTGCCACAGATTTCGAAACCTACCGCAAACAACGCAGGCAGATGTTGTTATCCAAAATCATCGGATGGTACAAAATGAATGTGGCAAAACGGGCCAATATGTTATTACACAATTCGGGAAATCGGTTTTGGCAGCGCAATTATTACGAACATATCATTCGCGATGAACAGTCTCTGAACCGAATCAGGGAATACATTGTCAGCAATCCCGAACGATGGGATGATGACATGAATCATCCGGAAAACATCAATCCCAAACCGTAGGGGCAATTCATGAATTGCCCCTACGGTTTGGGTCATCAATTACTGTAATTCTAATCATTGAATATGACCACCAACGGCATCGTACAAAAAATCTGGAATTTTTGTCATACGCTAAGAGATGATGGGGTTGGCTACGGAGACTATCTGGAGCAGATCACCTACCTGCTGTTTCTGAAGATGGCGCATGAATACAGTCAGCCGCCTTATAACAGAGATACTAACATTCCGGAGGAGTACAACTGGGAGAGCCTCGTAAAGCGCAGTGGTGCCGACCTTGAGCAACATTACGTTACACTGCTTCGTGAGTTGGGCAGGGAGAGCGGCATGCTGGGTCAGATCTTTGTGAAGGCACAGAATAAAATTCAGGACCCGGCCAAGCTCTACAAGCTGATCCAAATGCTGGATGCCGAAAATTGGGTGATGCTGGGCGCTGATGTGAAAGGGGACATTTATGAAGGCCTGCTCGAAAAGAATGCGGAGGACACCAAAAGCGGGGCCGGACAGTATTTCACCCCGAGGGCGCTCATTCGGGCTATGGTGGAGTGCGTGCGTCCCGAACCGATGAAATCCATTGCAGATCCTGCAGCCGGTACCGGTGGTTTCTTCCTTGCGGCCTACGACTATCTGCTCGATAACTACGACCTGGATCGCGATCAAAAAGAATTCCTGAAGTACCATACATTTAAAGGATGGGAAATAGTGCCCAATACCGCGCGCATGGCCCTGATGAATCTTTTCCTGCACAACATCGGGGATATCAACTCAGAGCCGCCCATTCAGCGGGACGACAGCCTCAATTCGGAGCCGTCCGTGAAGTTCGATTACGTGCTGGCCAATCCGCCTTTTGGGAAAAAGAGCAGCATCACGGTCACAAATGAAGATGGAACCCAGTCGAAAGAGGCGCTCACCTACAACCGCCAGGATTTTTGGGCCACATCATCCAACAAACAGCTCAATTTTGTGCAGCACATCAATGCCATGCTGAAAGCCGATGGACAGGCAGCCGTGGTTCTGCCAGATAATGTGCTATTTGAAGGCGGTGCCGGTGAGACGGTACGGAAGAAGCTGCTGCAAAATGCGGACGTGCACACCGTGCTGCGATTGCCGACCGGGATCTTTTACGCCCAGGGCGTGAAGGCGAACGTGGTCTTCTTTGACGCAAAGCCCGCATCCAAGGAGCCGTGGACCAAAGAGGTGTGGTATTATGATTACCGGACAAATATCCATCACACGCTCAAAAAGAATCCGCTCCGGTTTGACGACCTGAAAGAGTTCGTCGAACTCTACAATCCCGAAAACCGCCACAACCGCAAAGAGACCTGGAGCGAAGAGAATCCCGACGGCCGCTGGAGAAAGTACAGTTACGAAGAGATTACCGGTCGCGACAAAACCAGTATGGATATCTTCTGGATCAAAGACGACAGCCTCACCGACTTAGACAACCTACCCGACCCCGATATATTAGCCGCAGAGATTGTAGAAAATATCGAAGCAGGGCTGGAGAGTTTCCGGGAGATTGTGAATGGGTTGGAGGAGTGATTGTGAAACCAAGTGAGAGAAACTTTACAAATTCAGAGGCTTGTAAAATTCTCAATTTGTCTCAAGAATACTTTTCTGCAATAGCAAACAGTGGGCTTTTAGGGTTTTATGAAAATGATAAAATCCCAGCCATCTCTGTTCATCACTTTGGATTGTATGGAACGCAATGGCGACCTGAACTTGGAATAAGGTCCGCTAAATCGGATATGCAAAATGCACAAAGTGGTTATGTACATGAGTTATACCCTGGAACAGTTACTGAAAGTAGAATTATGCCACAAGGCTCTTCAGCCAAGCAGCTTGAAAATGATGTAAAATGGATTGCTCAGTTTTATATAATTCCTAACAGATTTTATTTTGCGGATCCTTACTCCCTTGCTTTAAATGGGCCAACGTCAATTAATTTAGAAAGCAGATTTGAAGTTTCAGGTACGGCTTTACAATGCTTTCTCTGTCCAGACCCGTGGGGTAAATTGGCAATGGTTATGGTTTTTGGAACTGATGCACCTAGTTCAACTATGTGGGAAACTGCTTTTGATGTGGTAATTCCTGTTTTAGATGAAATCTCATTTAAATACGATCAGCCTCTACCCATAGCGCATTCAATAATTGTAGGTGTACCTTCTGGAGTAGTCTATACTTATCAATTTGCTTTACCTAATGAAGTAACTATTTCTATAGGTAGTGAAATAGATTTAAAAGAATCTTTTGTTGAGACTAGGGATGCTAAAGCTCTGTATCGTGAAGCCATCTCGTCTAATAATCCTTTCCATAAGTTTTTGACTTTTTGGAAGGTTTATGAAAATGTTGTTGCTCTTCGAACTGAATGGAGGCAGAAGCATAGAAAGGCTGATAACAAAAAGACCAAAGAGATAATACCAAGTGGGTTTTCATTTAAAGGTTACGAAGGATTGTCCTTTGATAAAGTCAGGCAAAAAATGGAGAAGTCTAAAAGACATGCGATTGCTCATGGTGGTTTAAAAGATTCAGCTCCATTAACTTCTTCTGCTTTTGATAAAATTCAGGATGTTGGGACAAGTGTTCCAGTAATTCAGTACATGGCAAAGATTATTTTAGAAAATTTTGAGGCAACGCTACGGGGCATAAAGCATTGATTTTTTAAAAATAGTAACCGGATTGTAATCTAGATTCTATCGACTATGCTGCCTTCTCTTCAAAATCCAGTGAATAACCGGCGGGGCCACCACAATGGCCACAAATACATGACCGGTATACATCCAGACCAGAACTGCGATCAGGATACAGACCAGGATCACGATAAATGTTATGAGCCAGACGGATTGGTTTGTGGTCATGCCGGAGTTATTTTGATGTGGTCCCACATGATATTTACTTTTCCATTTCCCATAATCTGTTCCTTTTGTAGTGCTTTCATTTAACGTGAGTTTAACAAAATCCCTCCAGGTGGGGGATAAAATCGTTGAATCTGGCGACTACAATAACCATTATCCCTCTTAGGGAAGGTTGATTAAGGTTATAATGAGCTCATTTCTGATTTATAAATCGGCTATGAGTTCTGAAACCACCCCTGTCCTCCGTACGAGACTTCGGAAGGCAAGCCCAGCCCCTCCTTGAAAAGGAGGGGAGACACCCCGCCCATACTTTTAATCCTGATACACGCTGCATTTACGTGGTTATGGTTTCATTTCGCAGCACCTCAATGGGGGAGGATTTGAAAATGTGGCGGCTGCCGCTCCAGCCTATGATGACTGCGGCTGCGGTAATCAGCATGGAGATCACAAAGAGTGATAGAAAGTCGGGCACAAAGGCCAGGTCGAACCAGAAGTAGGCGAGCGCCCAGCTTGCACCAAGAGCCAGTATGAGTCCTGTGAGACTTGCCAGCAGCCCAAGCAATGCATACTCAATCGTCTGTATTTTGCTTACCTGCGATTTAACAGCCCCCAGCGTTCGAAGCAGAACCGATTCCCTGCTGCGCTGCTTGCGGCTGATAGAGATGGAGCTGGCCAGCACGATAAATCCGGTTAGTATGCTGAAAAGAGCCATAAACTCGATCGCCATGGAGATCTTGTCCAGAAATTCACGGATGCTGCGGATGGCCACGCTGATGTCAATAGCCGATACGTTGGGATATTGCCTGACGGCTGCCTGCTGAATGGCGGGCGACTGGCTCTCACCGGTAGTGCGTACCAGCGTTGCAAAAAACTGCGGGGCAGCTTCGAGTACATTGACCGGGAATACAACAAAAAAGTTGGGCTCAGGGCGCTGAAAATCCACTTCCCGTATGCTGGCAACATAGGTATCCACCGGTACTCCCTGTACATTAAAGGTGAGTGTATCGCCGATCTCTACCTGCAAATCATCGTCTATCTGATCAGCAATGGAAACCGGTACAAGCGAATTGAACCCGTCGCCTTCACCGATCCATTCACCTTCCAGAATGGTTTCCGCATCGGTGAGATGATCGCGATAGGTAACCCTGTAATCTCTCCTCAATGCCCATCCTCTTACGTCAACGGTAGTGTCTGCACGCACTTCAGCAACCGGCCTGTTTTTCCAGCGCTCCAGCCGCATTGAGATAATGGGTACATTTTGCAGAATGCGCGCTCCTTCATCTTCGATGATTCGGTTCATTCCCTCATTTTGATCCGACTGGATGTCATACAGCACCAGATCGGGTGTATCATCTCCAAACTCCACATTAATCCTCTGCAGAAGCATCTCCTGAGACAGATAGAGTGTTCCGATCAAAAGCATACCCATGCCAAGCGTGGTCATCAGCATGGCGGTCTGATTGTTGGGACGAAACAGGTTTGCAGTACCCTGCCGCCATACATAAGAGAATGATTTGAGCCGAAGCCCCTTTACGGCTGCCATCAGTAAACCCGCTATCACCCATAGCAACGAGGCAAAAAAGAGGATGCTGAACGTGAAAACGGCTGCCACCAGAAAGTTTTCTGTGAGTGAACCGATCACGACAATAAGTATGGCCAGGGTGATTCCTGCAAAGGAGTATTTCACTTTCGGGGAGAGAGACTTCACCGGGGAGAATTCAGAGCTTCTCAGCGTCAGCATGGGAGAGACGGAGCTCACACCCGCAAGCGGCAGCAATGAGAACGCAACGCTGATCAGTACACCGGTAAAAAGGCCGAGTGCAATTGCCTGTACGGAGATGCTCTGAACAATACTGAATGGCAAAAAGTCGGTAAACAGGGCTGGCAGGTAAGACTGTATCACAAGCCCGATCAATGTTCCGGTAACGGCACCGATGAGGCCCAGAGCGGCTATCTGAATGGCGATCGATGCCAATATTTTCTCAGAGGGCATCCCGATGCAGCGCAGCGTTGCCACCATCTGACTTTTGCGCTTGATGTAGACATAAATCGCGCTCGCAACACCCAGACCGCCGAGCAGAAGCGCAATAAAGGCAATGAGTCCCAGAAAGCGGCTCAGATTGCTCACAATTTCATCAAAATCTTCCTTTCTCTCCTCAACCGTATCGAAACCAACCCGGTTTTCGCGTGCGATGGGGCGGAGGGCTGCCACAACATCTTCGGTCATCTGGGGATCGTCAAAACGGAAGTACTCCTTATACTCCACACGGCTTCCGCGGTCGAGCAGGCCGGTACCCTCGAGCAGGTGCCGCGGTACATAGACTCGCGGGCCGATCAGGGAGAAGGCGGCCGCTTCGCCGGGCACGCTGAGAAGAGCACCGCGAATGGGTATGGACCTGTTGCCAACCAGGATAGAGTCGCCCGGCATCAGCCCGTACTGCTCCATGGCCGACTTTTCGAGCAGCGCACCGTTTGTCTCACGGTATTCTGCAGCTGCTTCAACAGGTTCTGTTTCAATGGTTCCATAAAGGGGAAAAGGACCTTCAATGGCGCGCACCTGTGAGAGCCTTGTTTGTCCGCCATCACCAAAGATCACCATCGAATTAAATTCCACAGCACTGGCATCGCTGCCTCCTATAGAATCGATAAATGCGGTAATGGTATCGTTGAACGGCTCGGAGGACTCAATTTCAAGATCCGCACCCAGCAACTCTCTGGACTGATCCTCAACGGTGAGAAGTACATCATTCCGGAACGAGAGGATGGCTACCAGCGCAGCCACACCGGCAATAACGGCGGAAGTGTATAGGAAAAGGCTTTTCCACTGCGGCCGCGCATCGCGATAGGCCAGCTTCCAGCTGAACGAATCAAATAGTTGCCTTAGTAATTTCATGAAGTAAGATCTGCGGCTGAAACGGTTTCAATTTCGGAGACACCGGTTTCGGGATCAACACCCGCATCGGGGAGCGAGTCGTGCAGAATCTCACCGTTCTTCAGCTCAATGGTACGATTGCATTTGGCAGCCAGTTCACGGTCGTGCGTAACAATAATCAGTGTGGTACCCTGACTCTCATTTAGTTCAAAGAGCAATTTTTCAATTTGCGCGCCTGTTTCACCATCAAGGTTTCCTGTGGGCTCATCCGCAAACAGAATGGCCGGCTGATGGATGAACGCCCTCGCCAGCCCCACACGCTGCTGCTCACCCCCCGACAGCTGAGTGGGATAGTGGTGGGTACGGTCGGCCAGACCTACCTTGCCGAGAAGTTCCAGTGCAAGAGCTTCCACTTCACGGTAGGGTGTACCCCTCAATTCAATGGGAACCATCACGTTTTCCAGTGCGGTAAGTGTGGAAATAAGCTGAAATGACTGAAATACGAACCCGATCTGCTCGTTTCGAACTTTTGAAAGGGAGGCTTCGTCAAGGTTGGAAATTGACTGACCCTTCAGGATAACGCTTCCGGAGCTGGGTTTATCAAGGCCGGCACACAACCCCAGCAGAGTGGTTTTACCGCTGCCAGACGGTCCGACGATGGCACAGGATGTCCCCTCATCAACCGAAAAAGATATATTTTTCAGCACGGTGAGATCTTTATCCCCGCTCTTGAATTTTTTTGTAAGATTCTGGACGTCTAGGATGGAACTGTTTTTCATTATTCAGGTTTTATTATTCAATAGTGAGGGTAACAAAGAACAGGGCTAAAACCATTCCGCACAATGCGTTTGAAATTCATTAATTTTGAACAGAACGGGAATAGGGCTTAAAATCTTATAAATTGACCTGCGTTACCAAGAAAATCATAATTTTTTACAGTTTGTGCGATGCTGGGGCGGCTGAACCTTACGATGGTCCGGAACCCGGATTGCAAATCTGAGATTACATTTAATATGGACATAAAACACTTTTTATACGGAGGAATACCGATTCTGTTACTGGTATTGTTTTCACTTGCTCCGGCTGGATTGGCTGCCCAAAATGGCGCGCAGGAAGAAAATGAAACCATTCTCTTTTTCGGAGACAGCATTACGGCCGGATACGGCCTGGAAGAGGGGCGTGCCTTTCCGGCAATTATTCAGGAAAAAATCGATTCGCTGGGTCTGTCATACGAAGTGATCAACTCGGGGCTGAGCGGTGAAACGTCAGCCGGAGGACTTCGGCGTATCGACTGGGTGCTGCAGCAGGGGGTGGATATCTTTGTTCTGGAACTGGGAGGAAATGACGGTCTGCGGGGAATTGATCCTGCCTCTACAAAGCAAAACCTGCAAGGTATCATCGACAGGGTGGAAGCAAGGTACCCGGACGCCACAATAATTCTAACGGGAATGGAGTCTCCGCCAAATATGGGGGAAACCTACACATCTGAATTTCGATCCATCTATGGTGAGCTGGCCCGGTCGAACGATGTCATTTTTCTGCCGTTTATTCTGGAGGGGGTTGCGGGGGAACCGGAACTGAATCTGCCTGACGGTATCCATCCAACGGCCGAAGGTCACCGGATACTGGCAGAGAATGTTTGGCAAGTGCTCCGGCCTGTGCTATGAAGTACGTATTGTTGATATTAAATTAAAAAGGAAAGAGAGTCAGACTTCAATCTTCTGACTTCAAAGACAGAGTTTTGAATAATCACTCCATCCTCCCGAAAAAGGAGAGGGGACTCTATTCCCAAATTACCATGATCATCAGAATTGAATTCTTCAGAAAACTCCGGTTAGATAAGAAAGAGCACTTTTTTAATTCGCCAGACGGAAGATAACCCTGACATTCTCCCTTACCGGAATGGTGGTCTGAAACTGAAGCATGCCACCGTCATCTGCCGTGGCCGACATGGCAAGTGCACCCGACTCACGATATATGGGGCCGCGTGTGCTTGTGTGTTCTATTCCGATAACACCTCCCAGCTGTTTTCCGGCTGCCTGCGCAAGGATTCGTGCTTTCCTCTGTGCCGTTTCAACGGCATTGGCGATAGCCTCTTCAACAGCCTCTTCCTGTTCGCTTGATCCAAATGCGCCTGAAAAGTTATCAAAACCGTTTTCAATGAGGTCAACCTGCATCTGCTCAAATTCACCGATGTCGTCCAGCTCAACCGTTACGCGCTGACGCGTTTCATATCCCTGGCCTTCTGAATAACGACGCGGTGAGATACTGATCGGATTGGCCTGAATACGCTCATCCTCAATACCTTTATCCAGTAAAAGATCAGTCAGATATCTCTCCAGCTCCTTGTGGCGGTTAAATGCAGTTTGAGCATTTTCATGAAAGCGGCTAAGGTTTATTTGGAACGTAATGCGGTCGGCGGCCGCGGTTGACATACCGGTTGCATCAATAACGATTTTGCTCTCATCAGCTCCCGTAGTGTTGGTTAATACTGCCTGCGCAGAGGTTGAACAAGCTGTGGCGAAAACCATCAGGGAGAAAAAAAGTATATTCTTCATAGCTATGCGAGGTTTGTAAAATGCAGGTTCTGTTTAATTTATGAAACGCTTAAGTACGACCAAAAGTTGCCGCGTAAATTTTTATAAAAGGGCGGTATGCTGCAAAAAATGTTGTGGAAGCGCTTGCAAATGCCAAAAAATGCATTTTATTTACGGTTGACTCATGCTGAAAAAATATTCTACTTTCACGGCCTAAATCTTGGACGAACTAAACAGTTAACCTAATCACACATCTATGACTAATTGGATACGGAACCTTTTTGCATGCAGTGTTCTCTTCCTGATCCTGTTTGCCACAACCGGTACAGAAGCAAAGGCTGCCACCATGATGCAGCAAACTAATGAACGAATTACGGTTTCCGGCACAGTTCTGGATGCTGAAACCGGTGAAACGCTTGCCGGTGTCAATATTGCCGTAAGAGGCAGGGTAGTTGGGGTTGCCAGCGGCCCGGAGGGCGAATTCACGCTTCGCGTAAATGATACTCCTCCGATAACGCTTGTGGTTTCCATTATCGGCTACCGCACGCAGGAGATTGAAATTACAGAGATGAATGTTTCGGATTTAAGGATTGAGCTTGTTGAGGAGACGATCCTGGGATCCGATGTGGTGGTATCTGCATCCCGTGTAGAGGAGAGTATCCTGGAAGCCCCGGTCTCGATTGAAAAGATGGACATACTGGCTATCAATCAGACAGCTTCACCAAACTACTACCAGGGCATAGCCAATTTGAAGGGTGTGGACGTTACAACGAGCAGTATCAACTTCCAGATTATCAATGCGCGCGGTTTCAACTCAACCGGAAATACGCGCATGGTTCAGCTAACGGACGGTATGGACACACAGGCACCAGCCCTCAACTTTCCCATAGGTAACCTGAACGGCCCGTCTGAGCTGGATGTAGAGAGCCTTGAATTTATTCCTGGTGCCTCTTCTGCGCTTTATGGACCCAATGCATTCAACGGTATCCTGCTGGTAAACAGCAAGAGCCCGTTCGAATACCCGGGCCTTAGTGTTTTTGTACGAAGCGGTGTGAATCATATTGATAGTCAGGATAACCTGGGTGAACCCGCCAACCCGCGCCCTA
This genomic window contains:
- a CDS encoding restriction endonuclease subunit S; translation: MALGLTPKEIIDSGRHPLLECSKEWERIELQEIAEVQNGYAFKSEYFNHESGLPLIRIRDVGKSKAEELYSGDYNDDYLVNKGDILIGMDGDFRAAYWVGEPGLLNQRVCRIRNIDDSYSKKFLYYLLQPYLEAIHAETSAVTVKHLSSRTIQSIPLPNPPLPTQHRIVEKIEELFSELDHGMENLKKAQKQLKTYRQAVLKDAFEGKLTKEWREQQDDLPTPEELLQQIKAERKAHRERELAEWEKEVEQWEKDGKPGRKPRKPRKTRKLPPITEEELDSLPELPSYWTYIRNEECISEVKDGTHDTPDYVDKGIPFITQKNIKSDKVDFSDTRYISQEEHQKFYKRSNVEKGDIIIAMIGHNRGNSTIVNTDKIFSIKNVGLFKFYSEFQNNRFYLYYYRSQDALNQILSKSKGGAQPFIGLTELRKWPVIICSNKEQDRIVEEIESRLSVVDQLEQTIKENLQKAEALRQSILKKAFGGELVQ
- a CDS encoding transposase gives rise to the protein MKAKKVLPDRRSIRLQGYDYSNPGEYFVTICTQNRECVFGDVVKHKMALNEIGDIARYYWYRIPERYDDVVIDAFVVMPNHVHGIIGIEYNPVRDAHSAGINKPDGANQSVGAIHELPLPEMPQRDNMSPPGVATDFETYRKQRRQMLLSKIIGWYKMNVAKRANMLLHNSGNRFWQRNYYEHIIRDEQSLNRIREYIVSNPERWDDDMNHPENINPKP
- a CDS encoding HsdM family class I SAM-dependent methyltransferase gives rise to the protein MTTNGIVQKIWNFCHTLRDDGVGYGDYLEQITYLLFLKMAHEYSQPPYNRDTNIPEEYNWESLVKRSGADLEQHYVTLLRELGRESGMLGQIFVKAQNKIQDPAKLYKLIQMLDAENWVMLGADVKGDIYEGLLEKNAEDTKSGAGQYFTPRALIRAMVECVRPEPMKSIADPAAGTGGFFLAAYDYLLDNYDLDRDQKEFLKYHTFKGWEIVPNTARMALMNLFLHNIGDINSEPPIQRDDSLNSEPSVKFDYVLANPPFGKKSSITVTNEDGTQSKEALTYNRQDFWATSSNKQLNFVQHINAMLKADGQAAVVLPDNVLFEGGAGETVRKKLLQNADVHTVLRLPTGIFYAQGVKANVVFFDAKPASKEPWTKEVWYYDYRTNIHHTLKKNPLRFDDLKEFVELYNPENRHNRKETWSEENPDGRWRKYSYEEITGRDKTSMDIFWIKDDSLTDLDNLPDPDILAAEIVENIEAGLESFREIVNGLEE
- the mauJ gene encoding methylamine utilization protein MauJ, giving the protein MKPSERNFTNSEACKILNLSQEYFSAIANSGLLGFYENDKIPAISVHHFGLYGTQWRPELGIRSAKSDMQNAQSGYVHELYPGTVTESRIMPQGSSAKQLENDVKWIAQFYIIPNRFYFADPYSLALNGPTSINLESRFEVSGTALQCFLCPDPWGKLAMVMVFGTDAPSSTMWETAFDVVIPVLDEISFKYDQPLPIAHSIIVGVPSGVVYTYQFALPNEVTISIGSEIDLKESFVETRDAKALYREAISSNNPFHKFLTFWKVYENVVALRTEWRQKHRKADNKKTKEIIPSGFSFKGYEGLSFDKVRQKMEKSKRHAIAHGGLKDSAPLTSSAFDKIQDVGTSVPVIQYMAKIILENFEATLRGIKH
- a CDS encoding ABC transporter permease; translated protein: MKLLRQLFDSFSWKLAYRDARPQWKSLFLYTSAVIAGVAALVAILSFRNDVLLTVEDQSRELLGADLEIESSEPFNDTITAFIDSIGGSDASAVEFNSMVIFGDGGQTRLSQVRAIEGPFPLYGTIETEPVEAAAEYRETNGALLEKSAMEQYGLMPGDSILVGNRSIPIRGALLSVPGEAAAFSLIGPRVYVPRHLLEGTGLLDRGSRVEYKEYFRFDDPQMTEDVVAALRPIARENRVGFDTVEERKEDFDEIVSNLSRFLGLIAFIALLLGGLGVASAIYVYIKRKSQMVATLRCIGMPSEKILASIAIQIAALGLIGAVTGTLIGLVIQSYLPALFTDFLPFSIVQSISVQAIALGLFTGVLISVAFSLLPLAGVSSVSPMLTLRSSEFSPVKSLSPKVKYSFAGITLAILIVVIGSLTENFLVAAVFTFSILFFASLLWVIAGLLMAAVKGLRLKSFSYVWRQGTANLFRPNNQTAMLMTTLGMGMLLIGTLYLSQEMLLQRINVEFGDDTPDLVLYDIQSDQNEGMNRIIEDEGARILQNVPIISMRLERWKNRPVAEVRADTTVDVRGWALRRDYRVTYRDHLTDAETILEGEWIGEGDGFNSLVPVSIADQIDDDLQVEIGDTLTFNVQGVPVDTYVASIREVDFQRPEPNFFVVFPVNVLEAAPQFFATLVRTTGESQSPAIQQAAVRQYPNVSAIDISVAIRSIREFLDKISMAIEFMALFSILTGFIVLASSISISRKQRSRESVLLRTLGAVKSQVSKIQTIEYALLGLLASLTGLILALGASWALAYFWFDLAFVPDFLSLFVISMLITAAAVIIGWSGSRHIFKSSPIEVLRNETITT
- a CDS encoding ABC transporter ATP-binding protein; this encodes MKNSSILDVQNLTKKFKSGDKDLTVLKNISFSVDEGTSCAIVGPSGSGKTTLLGLCAGLDKPSSGSVILKGQSISNLDEASLSKVRNEQIGFVFQSFQLISTLTALENVMVPIELRGTPYREVEALALELLGKVGLADRTHHYPTQLSGGEQQRVGLARAFIHQPAILFADEPTGNLDGETGAQIEKLLFELNESQGTTLIIVTHDRELAAKCNRTIELKNGEILHDSLPDAGVDPETGVSEIETVSAADLTS
- a CDS encoding arylesterase, whose product is MDIKHFLYGGIPILLLVLFSLAPAGLAAQNGAQEENETILFFGDSITAGYGLEEGRAFPAIIQEKIDSLGLSYEVINSGLSGETSAGGLRRIDWVLQQGVDIFVLELGGNDGLRGIDPASTKQNLQGIIDRVEARYPDATIILTGMESPPNMGETYTSEFRSIYGELARSNDVIFLPFILEGVAGEPELNLPDGIHPTAEGHRILAENVWQVLRPVL
- a CDS encoding SIMPL domain-containing protein — protein: MKNILFFSLMVFATACSTSAQAVLTNTTGADESKIVIDATGMSTAAADRITFQINLSRFHENAQTAFNRHKELERYLTDLLLDKGIEDERIQANPISISPRRYSEGQGYETRQRVTVELDDIGEFEQMQVDLIENGFDNFSGAFGSSEQEEAVEEAIANAVETAQRKARILAQAAGKQLGGVIGIEHTSTRGPIYRESGALAMSATADDGGMLQFQTTIPVRENVRVIFRLAN